The Candidatus Nanoarchaeia archaeon DNA window AATCTGAGCTGCTTGCGCAGATGTTCCTGAAGGCAGAGCTTACGTTTCCTTTTTTCTCCAATGTGCATAAAAACCTCCTAAAAGGGATTTCTCTCCTGGACACGCTTGCCAAACAGAAACTCAAGGGACTTCGCAGTCTACCTGACAGGGAATTGATTGCTTCGTATACTGTTTTCATGAAGGACTATACCTATTATTACGGTTGGGGAGCCATCACGTTCATCTATGAGCAGACACTTGCAGAAATGCTTGCCTCAGAGCTCCAGTCCCATGTTAAGAACCCTTCTGAATCTATTATGAGTTATATCCATTCCAAGAATAAGAGGTATGAGAGCTTTATGCTCCGCTATGACAAGGCTATCGGCAAGCTTAGCAAGAAAGACGATAAGAAGCTCAGGCATGGCCTGATTGAGAACTTTTACTATATTAAATCCAGCTATTTTGATGCTCCTGTGCTTGATAACCCTTCTATTGATAAGGATATCAGAGAGTTTACTTCACATAAGAAAAAAGTGGCTGCTTCCAAGGTTGACATCAAACATCTATCACAGAGAGAGAAAATAATGCTGAGGATCCTTGCAGCCTCTCTTCCTCTGCGGGATACCAGAAAGCAGCTGAACCTTATCGGAGACTTTATCATGATGCGATTTCTTGAGGAAGCTCTTAGGAGGAAGGGCATCCTGGATAAGCTTGCTCTCTTCAAAAGGATCTTTTGGCCTGAGTATAAAGAAATCTTTGATAATCCCGGAAAACTGGAATCAAGGCTGAAAAAGCGAACAGCAGCAACGCTTTACATCAATCCAAAGAGCGAGAAATTCTATCTTGGCTATCTCGCTGTGAAGGAACGCAGTTCTGGCGCAGGGGAATTGAAAGGCCTGGTTGCGTCAAAAGGAAGGGTTACTGGAAGTGTTCGGGTGATCCATGGCTCTCTGGATTTTCATCTCTTTCAGAAGGGAGAGATACTGGTTACTGACGCAACACGGCCTGATTTTGTTCCGATCATGAAGAGGGCAAAGGCAATCCTCACCCAGGAAGGTGGGCTTACTTCTCATACAGCGATCGTGAGCAGGGAGCTTCATATACCTTGTATTGTCGGGATACCTGGAGTAACTGTTTTGCTGAAAGATGGGGATAGGGTTGAAGTAGACGCCAATAAAGGAGTGGTGAGGAAAGTATGAACTGGAAGGACGTCCCGGAAATCCGCGTATCTGATGTTTTCAACGAACGCATTCTTAAGAACCGAAACTGGTACGAGAAAAGCTGGGGCGGAGTCCTCCATCCTCTCTTTATTGTGGGATATGGTGTTGTCCCCCTGCTAAATCAAAGGGTTAAGGATAGCTTTCCCATCGGAATCTGTTTTGTCCATAATGATAAGATGCGGTGGTTGTGGGACACCCGAGATATTGAGAGAATACGGGTTCGTATTTTGAACCTTCTTTCCGATAATCCCTCTTCTGTTTATGGTTGGGTTGATGCATGGAAGCAAGATTGGAAGGAATTCATTGCAGTGTGCTCTGCTCTTGAAAAAACTTCATTGCAAGAACTGACTGATGCAGAGCTCTCTGCAGCCTATGAGCAGCTTGTTGATGCATATATTCAAGAGAGCAGCCTTCCCTATCTGACAGACTCTTTCCTTGCTTCCGGAAAAACAGACTGGCTTGTAGATATGATCACAGAGGAAATACAGGATAAGGTTTCTAAAGAAAATATTGCTTCAACTCTGGCTTGCCTTACAGCTCCTGTGCATACCTCCTTTTCCCAGGATGAGCGCATAAGCCTCTTATCATTGGCAGAAAAATTAATTCGTAAAAAAGATACCAGGGAGGTCCTTAACACATGCAACTCCGAAGCCGTTCTTCGTTCTGTTAAGAAATACCCTTCCTTGCTCAAACTCCTCAGTGATCATGTTTCGCATTTCTATTGGGTTGAAAACAGTTACTATGAAGCCCCTTTCCTTGACGAATCCTATTTCCTCAAGACTATCTGCGAACTTTCCAAGACCTCTGATATCCTTTCTTCCTATCGTAAAGAGGCAGGGCTCTGCTTGGAGAACAAAAAGCGCAAGCAGGCCTTATACAAAAAATTAAAAATATCTGAAAGGCTCAGGTCCATCATAACCCTGTCAGAAGATTTTTCTAAATGGCAGGATACAAGAAAATCATGCGTGTTCCGTGTCAATCACTTTATCTTTAGGATACTGGATGAGATGGCAAGCCGCCTGAAGCTGCCTCCTGCGGAACTCTATTATACCATCCCATCCGAACTTCAATCTGTTTTTCTGGATAGGAAGTATGACCGAAAGAAACTGCAGCTGCGGAGATCAGAAGGCTGCGCGTTTGCCTTTACAGCTAAGGGCTGGAGGCTGTTTGAGGGAAAAGAATACCGGGGAATCGACCAGGATATCTTCTTTGGAAACCCCGGTCAAAGAAAAGTCCTCAAAGGAGTTCCTGCATCTCCCGGAAGCGCCAAAGGAACCGTACGTGTTGTGTTTAAGCCCCATGAACTCAGGAACGTGAAAAAAGGAGAGATTATTGTCACCAACAACACTACTCCTGATTTTGTTCCTGCGATGAGGAGGGCTGCTGCAGTGATTACCGAGCAGGGCGGCATCACCTCCCATGCAGCGGTTGTTTCAAGAGAGCTGAAAATCCCATGCATTATCGGGATCAAGCAGGTTACGTATATATTGGAGGATGGGGATCTGGTTGAGGTGGATGCAAGCCATGGTGTTGTAAAAATACTGAAGAAATCCCGATAACATGAAAAAAAACGAACTTAAAAAGAAGGTGCTGCGATTTCGCTGGGAATGGTGGGCGGAGAGGCCCTTTGGAGCATTTATCTTGTCGTTGTTTAAAGAGGGCCAAACCCGGTCGTATATGCAAAAAATTGGAGTTGATGCTCAATGGCCTGCAATGCTTTTCCAGAATGGCTGTTGGTATAAGAGCGAAGAAGTGTGGGATTTGTTCGAAAATCAGTTGACAGGATACCTATCCGACGGTGGATCTGTTTTTCAGATTACAAGAGGCTGCGAGTTATATGGGGAACATTCCAAAAAACAAATTCAGAAACTTATCAAGGCTGATATGACTCCGCGAAAAAAGCTCCAAGAATTACACAATGTCCTTGCACTGGATATTGCTTTTGTGTGGGTGACTCATGGGCTCGAGCATTTGTATAAAAAAAGGCTATACAATGAAATTCCTAAATATTTCAGCGGAGACGTTGAAAAGTTTATTGGTGATGCCAGCATTCCAGCAAAAAAGAATGCCCATTACTACCTTGAGAAATCCTTGCGCAGCAAACAAAGCCTTAAAAGCGTGCAAAGACGTTTTGGCTGGATAAAAGCGAGGGACGGATTTTCTGATCCATACACTATCCAGGAACTCGCAGCTGAAAGAAAGCGTTTAATCGTTGCGGATCCTGCGCATATCCGAAGAATAAAGGTTCCAGAGGAACTTAAGCCTTTAGTAGATATTACAAAGGAACTCGTTTATTTGCGGACATTGCGCACCGATCTCCTCTACGAGTTGCTATTCATAAGCAGGCCTATTCTTAAAGAAATCGCGAATGTGTACGGAATCCCCTTTAAGGAGCTTAGAGATTACTCAATCCACGATTTAATCTCAGCCAAGCCGAGGAAGTATCCAAAGCAGGTTACAGCAATCAGCTTTGGTAAGAATTTCTTTTTTTTTGATGCGCCTATCCTTAAGGGTGATATAGAAAGTATCAAAGACCTGAACCAGCTTTCTGGAACAATCGCTAATCGGGGCATTGCTATAGGAAAGGCAAAAATTGTAAAGACTGCTTATGAAATCAGCAAGGTGAATCGTGGGGATATCCTATTAGCCCCAACTACTGCTCCTTCTTACATTATTGGGATGAAGAAGGCTGCGGCATTTGTAACAGATGAAGGGGGATTACCTCTCATGCAGCGATTATCGCTCGAGAAACGGGGAAACCGTGCATCATCGGAACCAAGCACGCAACACATATCTTTAAGGACGGCGACCTTATCGAAGTAGACGCCAATAAGGGCATAGTGAGGAGACTCTAACTGGGGCAGTATCCTGCCGTATTTTCTTATATATGAAATGTACTTCATATATTTCTGAAATATATGAACTTTAAGTAAAATTCTAGGAACCGTTATGTGGGGGAAGGCCCCTTGGGTATAAAATATACCTATCAATAGGATTAAAATATACCATAAACTTTAAAAATAGAAGGTAATTTCTATACCAAGATGACCACGATCGCAGACCATAAGCGCAAGATTCGGGAACATGTTGAGGAGATCAATGATGCAATTGATTATGGGATAGAAAAACGCCCAATCACTCTGGGTTTTCATGCGTCTGCCTGCGGCGTAGAGCTCCTTGAGCTTTTCCTTCATAAGTCAGACCTTATCTCTACAGGGAAGGTTGTCAAGCACAGCTGGTTCAAGAGGCCCCGGCAAGATCAGAAGATTGACCCCCTCATAGAAAGAAAGCTGCCTGTTCATTTTGCAGGAAAGGAGGATATCTATAACCTTCTTTATTCTGTAGAGGAAAACCGAGATGCCTTAGTCTATGGGAAGTGCACAAAGAGCCAGATAGAGTCTGTTATCACTGCCTTCTTTAGCCTCAAAAAGGAGATTGAGAAGAAACTTCATGAATTAGGTGAGAGCCTTGATTAAGAAAACCGAGCTCATAGCTGTTGCATTTTCCTTCCTAAGCTTTGTTTTCCGGGAGCCTTACCAAAAAGGTATCCGCAGGATTATCCTCTATGGATCTGTGGCAAGGAATGAGTTTGATGAGGGAAGCGATATTGATCTCTTTTTTGACTGCGGCAATGAGGCTGAAACAAAAAAGCTTGTCAGCAGGGCTCTCGCCAAGTTCTATGCTTCCCAAGAGTGGGGCAAATGGAAGTTAAAGGGAATCACCAACGAGATCCAGCCCATGGTTGGCTCATTGGAGGAATGGGACCTGAAGCAAAGCGCTGAGAAGGAAGGCGTCCAGCTCTACTCTTCTACTGCTGCGCCGCACCTTATGAAATACTACTTATTTTCCTTTTCTGCTCTTACTCCTCTTTCCAGAAGAAACCGGGTTATCCGCAGGCTTTTTGGGAGAAAAGGATATAACCAAGCCGGGATTGTGGAGCGCTACGGAGGAAGCAAGATTACTCCAAGATCTTTTCTTATCCCCCAAGATGGAGTAAAGGAGGCAACAACAGTACTATCCAAGGAGAAGGCAGAATTCAGCTTCAAAGAGGTGTGGATGTGAGGCAGAGAAAGGAGTGGTGCGGAAACTAAAATGATTGATCCAAAAAGAAGGCTTTTCAAATGGGGGCCGATTGACGGCAAAATCCTGTATACCGACTCCTTTATGGATCACATGGTGTTGTTCCAGAAGGAATTTCCGTACAGCTGGCCGGATACTCTTGATTTCATATCGAACGATAAAATCCTGATTATCCTGGATTATGAAGATCTGTACTCTGTAGGAGAAAGGATGTTTCGTGAGCTTATCCTTGAAGAAAAGAAGAAGAAAGAACTCTACCATGAGTGGATTCATTATTGCAGCAGAATCGAGAAGCTCCTGAAGAGGACTACCCCCGGGTTTCTGAAGTGCCTTGCAGATGAAGGGCTAACCAAAGAACTTCAGGCTTTCAACGCCATCTACGATAAATTCTGGTCATACGGATTTGTCCCAGAGATTGCAAACTGGGGAGGGGAGAGGATCCTGCATAACAAAATCAAGGAAGCGTATCCGGATGCCTTTAACGAGATTCTGGAGATACTGTCAACCCCTGAAGAGCTCTCCTTCTACCAAAGAGAAGAGCTGGACTTGTTGAGGATAAAGCTCAAGAAGAACAAATCAAAATACATCAAGGGCCACCAGCAGAGTTATTTCTGGATAAAAAACAGCTATGGAGGTGTTCTGGTAACGCCCGAAAAGGATTTCAGGAAGCGGCTGGACGAAGTATCTTCTGCGGAAGCAAAGAAGAAGGTATCTGAGATACTCCATTATACACAATCGGTTAAAAGAAAGAAGCAGGACGCGATCAGGAAGCAGCATATCGCAAAAGATGTCCAGACTATCGGATCAAACCTCAGCTTTACGATATGGTGGCAGGATCTCAGGAAAAAATACATCTTTATGGCGCTCCACATCATAACCCTCTTCGCTTTCGAGGTTTGCCGGAGAAACAAGGTTCCTGAAAGAGATGTCCTGTTCTATAATCCCGGAGAGCTGTTCAATCTGGCAGCGCATCATGAAAAGGCACAACACATGGCCCAAAGGAAGAGAGGCTATGCCTCTTATTATTCTGAAAAGAAGAATGCTGTAACCTATCTCTATGGGGAGAAGGCGCTTGCATTTATGAAACCTTATACTTCTCTAAAAATCGATACAAGCATCAAGGAATTCTCGGGCCATGGCGTAAGCAAAGGAAAAGCAAGAGGCCATGTATGCATACTGACAGGAGCACGGCATTTTGGCAAGCTTAGGGAGGGGGATGTCCTTGTCGCATCAATGACAAGCCCAGAATTCGTCGTTGCGATGAGGAAAGCAGCTGCTATTGTAACAGACGAAGGGGGCTATACAAGCCATGCAGCAATCGTAAGCAGGGAGATGAAGAAGCCGTGCATTGTAGGGACAAGGATAGCGACAAGGGTTTTGAAGGATGGGGATTATGTTGAGGTGGATGCTGATAAGGGGATTGTGAGGAAAGTACGATGAATAATGACTGGTATGAGGGAGCTGCAAGAGAACTTTCTTTCTTCACAACGACAGAGATTATCAAAGCTTACACTTCTATGCAGAAGAAATATGGCATTGCTTTCTATAGTGTCTTGTTCCACAGCAAGAAAGGAGTTCTTCGGATGATTCGGAAGAAGTCGGAATTAAATGCAATAATTGATTTTATTGAACATCAATCTGAAGAATTCGTTATTGGACAGTTTAAGAAGGCGCTCTCCTTATACGAGAAACTGAAGAAGGCACTTCAAAAAAAGGCACTGACTCAAGGAAAGTTTCAGAAAGTCATCTCTTTATGTGAAGAACTCTGGGCCTACAATATGTTCTGCATCTATTTCACCTACGCTACAGAGAGAAAAAGAGTCAAAGAAATATCTGGCAGAAACTATGCCCTTGTTGCAAAAGTAAGAAATGAAATCTGTAATGTGTTGATATTGGAGCGCTTCTTACGGCATCAAAAGATTGACTTATCTGAACTGAATGGAAGAGAGATCCAACTCTATCTCGACAAGAAAGAACTTCCTGATGAGAAGGAGTTAAAGGAACGAAGAGAAGAATATCTTATATTCATGCAGGATCTAAAGGCAACAAGGATACCTAGATCAAAGATACAGTCTACCCTTATACACTATATTGAGGATGCTGATTATACCCATCTACGAGAACTGAAAGGCATAGTGGCATTCAAGGGAAACGTTTCCGGGCCTGCCAGGATAATACTGAGAAAAAAGGATCTTCATTTGTTGAAGAAGGGGGAAATCCTTGTTACGTTAAGCACAAGTCCTGATTTTGTTCCCTACCTCCTAAAATCAGTAGGCATCGTCACAGATTACGGAGGGGTTGTGAGCCATGCAGCTATCATCGCCAGAGAGGAAAAAATACCCTGTATTGTTGGAACTAAGATAGCTACTAAGGTCTTTAAGAATGGCGACTTCGTTGAGGTGGATGCAAATAAAGGAGTGGTGAGGAAGATTAAATGAGGCTCAGGCATTGGGCTACGCCGCAGATGGAATGGACATTAAAGTAATCTATAATCCATCTCTCCCAAATTTGTTGCCTAACTCTTCTAATCTCCTATTAACCTTACTGGAATAAAACATTGCTGCAATCTCTTCGGCGATTATTAATCCGCCTAAGCTTAACCGAATTACATCTTCATCTTTTTCTAATAGTCCTTTATTTTTTAAATCTTCAATTTTATCTCCAAGCGGAATATCTATCGGAACACCAAATCTGTCAAAAAATAATTTTTTATCTATCCCTCCTGATGGTTTATTTATGCCACTTGTTTTAATTCCAAAAACAGCAAATCTTATCATTTGCTCTTCTGCTGTCAATCGCTCTCCAGATTCAACAGCTAAACTCCCTGATTCAATTCTTGATATATAATCTTCAAGACTTTTTCTCATATTTTCTCCAAATCTTCCAACATTCCTATAAGTAAAACCATTAAACCAAGAATATGCAGAAGCTCCCAATCCAATTAACTCAGAACCAAAATGCCATTTTTGTTCTTGCTGTCTAAATTCCTTTTGCGGCAATGCAAATTGATTTGGGGAAATTTGGATGTATCCTGTATCAATTAAAAATTCTAATGCTCGAATATACATTTCCATTGCCTCTTCTTTTGATGGAAAGAGAGACTCATTTCTTTTGCTAAGAGTTGTTCTTCTTTCTTTTCTTAAATGATATAAAGTAACATAATCCGGTTTTAAATCTCCGATTATACATAGAGTTTCATCCCATAATCCTAGTGTTTGTTTTGGTAATCGGTACATTAAATCGATGTTAATTCTTTCAAAACCATGTTTCCTTGCCCTATGATAAGAATCAATGGCCTCTTGTCCTGTATGTCCTCTGTGTCTTGCAGCCAATACTTCATCGTGAAAATCTTGAACGCCTATACTAAGACGATTTATACCACCTTGAATCATTGTTAATAGTATTGCATCATTTAAGGTGTCTGGCGTTGATTCTGAGGTAATCTCTGCATCTTCATTAAATAATAATTTATGTCGAATATAACCGAGTAGTTGAGAAAACTGTCTTGTGCTTAGTCGGGTTGGGGTTCCGCCTCCAAAGAACAAACTGCTTACTGTTCTATCTCCTAAATCACTTCTTTCTAAATATATACCTAATTCTTTCTGAACGGCATTAACATATCTATCTCGTTCATTCTCACTTAATCGTTTCAGTTTGTAGAAAGAGCAAAAGTCACAAATATAAGGGCAATCGGGTATATGGACATACAATCCAATAGATGGTTTTCTCAGGACATCATTTGCTTCAACAGTTGGTCTGATAATTGGTGGGGGATATTCTACAACGAAACTATATTTTTCAACACCCCTAAAAGGTGCTACTTTGGTTATTATGGCTCTATCTATTGTCATAACAACTCTGTAGTAGTCATTTCTATATAAGATTATGTTGTAAATCTATTTACTACAACAGTAAAAATTAAATAGTAGTTATTAATACTGATACTCATGAAAGAGAAAGCACTCAGAAAATTTGGATTAAGTGATAGAGAAATAAGAGTTTATATAGTTTTACTAGAATTGGGCGAAGCTCTGGCTTCCAAAATAGCTCAAAAGACA harbors:
- a CDS encoding PEP-utilizing enzyme; protein product: MKKTIILDRISGIDGCIYLTSPIPQLISWSNKLFRLQFGDYAIGFHDERNCDEYVSFEYFRKQSELLAQMFLKAELTFPFFSNVHKNLLKGISLLDTLAKQKLKGLRSLPDRELIASYTVFMKDYTYYYGWGAITFIYEQTLAEMLASELQSHVKNPSESIMSYIHSKNKRYESFMLRYDKAIGKLSKKDDKKLRHGLIENFYYIKSSYFDAPVLDNPSIDKDIREFTSHKKKVAASKVDIKHLSQREKIMLRILAASLPLRDTRKQLNLIGDFIMMRFLEEALRRKGILDKLALFKRIFWPEYKEIFDNPGKLESRLKKRTAATLYINPKSEKFYLGYLAVKERSSGAGELKGLVASKGRVTGSVRVIHGSLDFHLFQKGEILVTDATRPDFVPIMKRAKAILTQEGGLTSHTAIVSRELHIPCIVGIPGVTVLLKDGDRVEVDANKGVVRKV
- a CDS encoding PEP-utilizing enzyme, whose translation is MNWKDVPEIRVSDVFNERILKNRNWYEKSWGGVLHPLFIVGYGVVPLLNQRVKDSFPIGICFVHNDKMRWLWDTRDIERIRVRILNLLSDNPSSVYGWVDAWKQDWKEFIAVCSALEKTSLQELTDAELSAAYEQLVDAYIQESSLPYLTDSFLASGKTDWLVDMITEEIQDKVSKENIASTLACLTAPVHTSFSQDERISLLSLAEKLIRKKDTREVLNTCNSEAVLRSVKKYPSLLKLLSDHVSHFYWVENSYYEAPFLDESYFLKTICELSKTSDILSSYRKEAGLCLENKKRKQALYKKLKISERLRSIITLSEDFSKWQDTRKSCVFRVNHFIFRILDEMASRLKLPPAELYYTIPSELQSVFLDRKYDRKKLQLRRSEGCAFAFTAKGWRLFEGKEYRGIDQDIFFGNPGQRKVLKGVPASPGSAKGTVRVVFKPHELRNVKKGEIIVTNNTTPDFVPAMRRAAAVITEQGGITSHAAVVSRELKIPCIIGIKQVTYILEDGDLVEVDASHGVVKILKKSR
- a CDS encoding PEP-utilizing enzyme, which produces MKKNELKKKVLRFRWEWWAERPFGAFILSLFKEGQTRSYMQKIGVDAQWPAMLFQNGCWYKSEEVWDLFENQLTGYLSDGGSVFQITRGCELYGEHSKKQIQKLIKADMTPRKKLQELHNVLALDIAFVWVTHGLEHLYKKRLYNEIPKYFSGDVEKFIGDASIPAKKNAHYYLEKSLRSKQSLKSVQRRFGWIKARDGFSDPYTIQELAAERKRLIVADPAHIRRIKVPEELKPLVDITKELVYLRTLRTDLLYELLFISRPILKEIANVYGIPFKELRDYSIHDLISAKPRKYPKQVTAISFGKNFFFFDAPILKGDIESIKDLNQLSGTIANRGIAIGKAKIVKTAYEISKVNRGDILLAPTTAPSYIIGMKKAAAFVTDEGGLPLMQRLSLEKRGNRASSEPSTQHISLRTATLSK
- a CDS encoding nucleotidyltransferase domain-containing protein gives rise to the protein MIKKTELIAVAFSFLSFVFREPYQKGIRRIILYGSVARNEFDEGSDIDLFFDCGNEAETKKLVSRALAKFYASQEWGKWKLKGITNEIQPMVGSLEEWDLKQSAEKEGVQLYSSTAAPHLMKYYLFSFSALTPLSRRNRVIRRLFGRKGYNQAGIVERYGGSKITPRSFLIPQDGVKEATTVLSKEKAEFSFKEVWM
- a CDS encoding PEP-utilizing enzyme, giving the protein MNNDWYEGAARELSFFTTTEIIKAYTSMQKKYGIAFYSVLFHSKKGVLRMIRKKSELNAIIDFIEHQSEEFVIGQFKKALSLYEKLKKALQKKALTQGKFQKVISLCEELWAYNMFCIYFTYATERKRVKEISGRNYALVAKVRNEICNVLILERFLRHQKIDLSELNGREIQLYLDKKELPDEKELKERREEYLIFMQDLKATRIPRSKIQSTLIHYIEDADYTHLRELKGIVAFKGNVSGPARIILRKKDLHLLKKGEILVTLSTSPDFVPYLLKSVGIVTDYGGVVSHAAIIAREEKIPCIVGTKIATKVFKNGDFVEVDANKGVVRKIK
- a CDS encoding coproporphyrinogen-III oxidase family protein, which codes for MTIDRAIITKVAPFRGVEKYSFVVEYPPPIIRPTVEANDVLRKPSIGLYVHIPDCPYICDFCSFYKLKRLSENERDRYVNAVQKELGIYLERSDLGDRTVSSLFFGGGTPTRLSTRQFSQLLGYIRHKLLFNEDAEITSESTPDTLNDAILLTMIQGGINRLSIGVQDFHDEVLAARHRGHTGQEAIDSYHRARKHGFERINIDLMYRLPKQTLGLWDETLCIIGDLKPDYVTLYHLRKERRTTLSKRNESLFPSKEEAMEMYIRALEFLIDTGYIQISPNQFALPQKEFRQQEQKWHFGSELIGLGASAYSWFNGFTYRNVGRFGENMRKSLEDYISRIESGSLAVESGERLTAEEQMIRFAVFGIKTSGINKPSGGIDKKLFFDRFGVPIDIPLGDKIEDLKNKGLLEKDEDVIRLSLGGLIIAEEIAAMFYSSKVNRRLEELGNKFGRDGL